Part of the Stackebrandtia endophytica genome is shown below.
GGATGAGCCAGGACGACGACGGCGTATCCGTCACCTTCGAGTCCGGTCCGAGCCGTCGGTTCGATCTGGTGGTCGGCGCCGACGGACTTCATTCCAATGTGCGCAGTCTGGCGTTCGGACCGGAGTCGCGCTACGCCCGGTTCACCGGCGCCTATCTGGCCGTCTACAGCCTGCCGAACTTCCTGGGGCTCGCCGACACCGCGCACGTCTACAACACCGACGGCCGGGTGGTCGCGTTCTATCGGGCGCCAGCTCAGGATGAACTGCGCGCCATCTTCCTGTTCCGCACCGGGGACCCGCTCGACTATCACCACCGCGACGTTCGACACCAGAAGTCCCTGCTGCGGCGGCACTTCGAGGACGTCGAATGGCACGTGCCCCGGTTGCTGTCCGAACTGGATGCCGCCGAGTCGTTCTACTTCGACTCGATCACTCAGATCGACATGGACGCCTGGAGCAGTGGTCGAGTCACCCTGGTCGGCGACGCGGGCTATTCACCGGGTCCGGCAGTCGGCGGCGGCACCAGCCTGGCCATGGTGGGCGCCTATCTGCTGGCGGGCGAGCTCAAGGCCGCCAACGGCGACCACGTGGCGGGTTTCGCCGCCTATGAGGACGCCGTACGTCCTCAAGTGATGAACGCCCGCGCCTTCGGCGCCAATGCCGCCACCACCCTGGTGCCCCGGTCGGTCGCGCACGCGTGGTTGACCGTGCAGCTGTCCCGACTGGTGAACGCGGCCCCACGTTCGCTGGTCCGCCGCCTCACCGGCACACGTCACGGACCGATCCTCAACACCCCGCTGCCGCGCTACGAATAATTCGGGAGAGCGGTACCGGTCGGCTGTCGTATCGTGTGGCCGTGCAGAGCAGATTGATTCTGGTGACCGGTGCGCAGGCGGCCGGCAAGACCACCATCGCGCGGGCGATGGCCCGACGACTGGACCGCGCCGTTCACATCGACGGCGACGTGATCCACGGTTTCGTGGCCGCCGGAGAGGTCCCGTTCGATCTTCCGCCGCCACCGGGAGCGATGGAGCAGCTCTATCTGCGCTACCGGGGCAGTCTCGCGGTGGCGAGGGAGTATCTGGCGGCGGGCTTCGACGCGATCGTCTCCGACAACATGTTCGGTCAACAGTTGACCGATGTGGTCGATCTGGCCGCCGCGCTCACCGAACGGGTGCACGTCATCGTGCTCGACCCGAGCGAGAGCACCATCGAGGAGCGGGAGGCCGGCCGCGACAAGGTCGGTTACAGCGACAGCATCACCCCGGCCATGCTGATCGCGGCGGTCCGACAGGAGACTCCGCGGCTCGGTCTGTGGCACGACTCCAGTGGAGAGTCGGTGGACGAGACCGCGCGAAGCCTGCTCGACAACCTCGGCGCTGCACGGGTCGTCACCGCGAACGACACCTGATCGTCCACAGGAGAGTGGTGTCCAACGGGTACGATCGAGCCACTATCCAGAGGAGACGGTGTGACCAACCGGGATGAATCGATCGATCGATGGATACACGCGGGCGAGACCCTCGATGTCGCCGAGGCCGTATCCGTTCTCGGCGACGACGTACGACTCGTCTCCCCCATCACCGACCGGTTCGCGTTCATCGGGCGCGAGCACGTCGCGACCCTGCTGACGGTGGCCTTCGAGACCGTGAAGTCGATCCGGTACACCGACCGGATCGTCGGAGCCGACACGGCCGCGCTGTTCTACGAGGGTCGCGTCGACGGCGTGGAGATCGGTGAGGCGCAACGGCTGCGATTCGACGACACCGGCAGGATCGCCGAGATCACCCTGTTCGTGCGACCACTGCCCGGCTTGACCCGTCTGATGCGACGGTTGGGGCCGGAACTGGCCCGACGAACCGGGAAACCGGGCCTGTCGCGGATGATCCGGCTCCCCGGCGCGATGCTCGACGGCATGGCCGCCACCGGGGAGCGACGGATCATGCCCAGGGCTGATCCGGATCGCTGAGGGTTCTACCGTTCCGGAACCGACAGTTCGGCCATTTTGGACCAACCGTCTCCCTCGGTGGTCACGTTGATGATGTCCGGGGTGGCGGCCAACATCGTCGGCATGATCCGCATCGCCTCGGCGAAGTGTTCGGAGTTCACGTGGGCTTCGGCCGCGTCGTCCTGAAAGGCCTCCAGCAGAACGAACTGGTCGGGGTCGTCGACGGAACGGGACCAGTCGAACCAGAGGTTGCCGGGTTCGGCGCGGGTGGCCTCGGTGAACGGGGTGAGGCGTTCCAACCATTGGTCGGTGAACTCCGGCAGCACGGTGAACTTGACGGCGATGAAGATCATGGTGGTCCTTCCTGTGACGACTGTCCCCAAGCCTGCCATGTGGCACTGGGCGCCGATCGCGGTCGCTTGATTCAGGCGCCGGGGAATCGGATCACGGCGTCACCGTGATCTCCCCACACGACCGACACGTCGGTACCGGGTTCGACCATCGTCAACTGGTCGGCGGTGAGTAGGCAACGGGCTCGCCCCGTTCGCCCCGACGGCGACTGCAGGTCGACGTGGATCTCCCAACGCCCGTCACCCCGGTCGGTCCCCACCGTCAGCGCCACGACTCGCGCCCCGTCCCCGGTTCCGTCGCGGAGCATCCGCCTCGCGGTATCGGGATCGACGGCGGTGGCGGCGACGGCGGACTCGGTCAACGAGGCTTGCCGATCGATCCACACCAGGTGTCGTTTGGTGGGGTGGCGCCGGAATCCGACCAGACTCCCGGTGTACTCGTCGACCGACCCGGATACGGATACGTCGCCGTGCACCAGCGTGCCCGGCCGTGCCAGTGGCTCGATCACCAGGCTGACGCGGCTTTCGTCCCACGCCCGTACCTCGGAGAGGATGACGTGCCCGACTTCCGACGGGGTGTCGGGCACCGGGCGATCGGGTGGGAAGTCAGCCGGAATGAAGGTGCACACTCCCGCCAGGATGATGACCGCCAGGGCCGCCATCGCGACGAACATCCCGTCCTCGGGGGCGTCGATGGACCACGTCACCGCGACGACGACGGTCGCCGTCGAGACCAGTGCAGCAACGAGAGTGATCCGGCCTCGGATTCGGCGAAGGCGCGTGAAGTGCGCGATGTCGACTGCGTCGGGTCCTTCGGAAGGCGTCATCAGTACCACGTGGGCCCCAGCGCCCACCGTCCTTCATCGTCGACGTACCCGGAGGCGGTACCGCCGAGCCGAACCGCCGCCACCTCGTGTGGACGCAGGAAGCCGGTCATCTGCCGCCGGCCGTGGGAGGCATCAAAGTGGATGGTCACCTCGATGTGACCGGCACGCATCCGGCCGGTGGGAGTCAGTTGCCGCACCGCGACCGTCTCATGTCGACCGGTTGATGCCACGGCATGGGCCGAGTCGTCGATGAGGCCCTCGGCCAGGCGATGGCTCAGGATGAGTCGGCGGACGTGGGCGGGCTTCACATCCTCCACAACGGACCATTCGTCACCGTCGGAGGTCGACCTGACCCCGATGGGAATCAGCGAACCGGGCGTGGCGCGCTCCGACCGACTTGTCACCACCGACGGGACGGTGACAACCTCTCCCCCGACCAATTGGGCGCGAAGGCCCAGTGTGGGACCGAGGTCTTGGTCGTCGAAACCGTACCGGGAAACGATTCTCGCCATCTGAACGTCCGAACGCCTTCGGTGGTCTCCTCGGACTCCATACCAGTCCCGGGGTTCCGGCGGGTCAAAGCGCCAGGCGTCGGTGATGGCGCGCAGCGTGGCGACCGGATCGTAGCGCGGCGCCGGTTCCGTGTCGGCGAACCAGAAGGTGATCGCCGCGTACCAGACCAGCACCGCGATGAGGGTCAACGGCACCAGAGGCACCAGCATCCCGTACTCCATCGGCTCTCCTTCGCGACTGGTGGCGAACGGACAGCATCGGCCCGGTGTCGCCCCTACCGATCACGGTTTTGGTCGGGCGGCTCAAGGAGCGCCGTTTCGCGTGGTCAGTCGCCCTCTGCGGTGGAGGGGCGCGCCAGTCCGTCGATGAGGATGTCTATACCGGCCTTCATCCGCTCGACCGAGATGTGCTGATCGGTGCGTTGCCATGCGAACAGGTCCGCCGACATCGGCGCCAACAGCAGGTGCGCCACGTACTCGGCATCCACATCGGATCGTTCCTGGGTGATGAGCACCGACAGGTGCCGGTGATACACCTCGTAGGACCCCTC
Proteins encoded:
- a CDS encoding FAD-dependent monooxygenase, which codes for MTAPNSAASDTPVTNRNILISGASVAGPVLAHWLRRFGFHPTIVERAPSPRKTGGHAVDLFGPAVEVTDHMGLLPQVQRLRTRTERLALATGSRGRPVDINVAALAGLLSDKHIEIMRDDLSVLLHESTGDTEYLFGDSISRMSQDDDGVSVTFESGPSRRFDLVVGADGLHSNVRSLAFGPESRYARFTGAYLAVYSLPNFLGLADTAHVYNTDGRVVAFYRAPAQDELRAIFLFRTGDPLDYHHRDVRHQKSLLRRHFEDVEWHVPRLLSELDAAESFYFDSITQIDMDAWSSGRVTLVGDAGYSPGPAVGGGTSLAMVGAYLLAGELKAANGDHVAGFAAYEDAVRPQVMNARAFGANAATTLVPRSVAHAWLTVQLSRLVNAAPRSLVRRLTGTRHGPILNTPLPRYE
- a CDS encoding AAA family ATPase, with product MQSRLILVTGAQAAGKTTIARAMARRLDRAVHIDGDVIHGFVAAGEVPFDLPPPPGAMEQLYLRYRGSLAVAREYLAAGFDAIVSDNMFGQQLTDVVDLAAALTERVHVIVLDPSESTIEEREAGRDKVGYSDSITPAMLIAAVRQETPRLGLWHDSSGESVDETARSLLDNLGAARVVTANDT
- a CDS encoding putative quinol monooxygenase, translated to MIFIAVKFTVLPEFTDQWLERLTPFTEATRAEPGNLWFDWSRSVDDPDQFVLLEAFQDDAAEAHVNSEHFAEAMRIMPTMLAATPDIINVTTEGDGWSKMAELSVPER